CCGGATTTCATGCCAGGGATGCGTGATTGCTCCACAAGAAGCTGGACTAAGTAATCCATTTGTGGTTCAGTCCACGTAAGATTTTCTCTTGAAGGACCGCTGTCTTCCATATTAACGTTTTGTATAATAATTCTTCACAGTAACAGTAATATAAATCTAGCATGAACAACAGTTGGAAACATGTAAGTGCATCATGCCTCTTCAGCCAAGGCATGTGCATTGTCACGACAAAAAGAACTGGAGGAGGCTATGGAGATCAGTTATGCAAAACATATTGTACTATGTTTTATACTCTTCTATGATAAACCCATGTGCAACATATAAAAACTGAAAAGTAACTGGAATATTATAAACTTCCAACAACATTAAGGGGCGCCTAGGCTAGGAACCTtccgagaaaaaaaaaaccaacagtTCAAAAAAGCAAAGAGGAAACATAGCTCGAtgtcagagaaaaaaaaaaaagataaccaATGCTACACCTTTTTCTTTCCAAGAGAAACTAGTGAAGTTTAACAAGGGTGTGGAGGAATTAACTCGACAAAATGAAGAAGTGCTGGGACATGTGCATATGTTTATAACTTCATACtttatataaagtataaacatatacatgtgtgtgcTTGGGATGCTAAAATATGAGAACAATAGAATGTCTCATTAGCACTATCATGTTAGCACTATCATGAGCCTTCTTATCAAAGATCATTTTTTGACAAGCTCGCTGAGAACCATTGATGGCTGTCTTTTTCCACttattcaagtcattgatgTATCTGATGGGCTTACTTGTCTCATTTAATAATGTAATTCATTGAGCTTGCACTACAATATATTCAGGATGGGGAGAACGAGGACACCATTTGGCCTGTTTGCTAAGACTAACTATAATTTGACAAAACAAGTTGTTCGTACATGACATTCCCTGTGAAACCCTTCATTTTGCTTGAGCAAAAAAAGGGTAGTCCATATGAACTGTGCTGATTATGGAACTTATGAGTCATGATATtagctgaaagcctgaaacataaatcagatttctcaaaAACAGAAATCAATCCTCCCACATCAAAGATTTTAGAAAGCTTTCCATCACCAAATTAAATGTTCATCGTCATCATAAAATGGCATGTCTATTTCataggaaaactgaaaaattacGAACTGACTGTAATGAGTTACAAACAAACTGTAAATAGACAACTAAAtatattgtaataaaaaaatttacaagttaCGGACAGAGTTACAGACCATATAATGAAACAGAATTTATATAAGCATTATGACAGTGTGAAATTATGTGCCGAAACAGGCTTACAAAATTTATACAAGTTTTCGAGCGCTGCGGAAAATTATGTGCCGAAACATATATTTCgagtgggtgaaatttcacccgctcgaaagtccgagctccgAGCTCGGACTTTcaagcgggtggaattccacccgctccctTTTCGGTTAAACGGGTggaatttcaccccgtttgatgggtTTTCaatcgggcgggtgaaatttcacccgcccgtacaaaTTCTTCCTCCCCCACCCACTTTCACCcccccatcaaacgggcccttaagtAAAAGTGAGGACTTCCGTATGCAACTGAAATATTTCAAAGAAACAACCGAGAAGGTGCTAGAGCTTATTAAAGAGTTAGGTACTGGAATCCACCGATATTTTTTCGATTTCTTGTCtttgtcattattttataatataaacaATGCATTTGACAGGACACTTCATAATGTGGTCAATAAGAAGGCTGATGTTGATTGGGATATTAATTGCATGATTGTCAAGTCTATTGAACTTAAAAAGGAGATTATATCTAAAAATCAGCTCTTAATTCTTTTAAGAAGTTGAAGGtatcattattttttcatatgatatgagaaattatcatataaaTTAAAGGATACGATGCGCTCAAGTGAGACAGCAAGATAGTATAATGAACAGTAAGAATGTGTTGGACTAATCCTAGTTGGTGTTTATGGAAAGTAAACAACGGCTGCGTGCACAATCAATATGACCATGGAAGTCTACCTTGGCAGACACCCGGGCACATCATTTATGAGCAAAAAAATGTGACAAAGATGTACATTCAAGCCCACCATATATTTTTGGCTATAAACCAGGAACGCCACCTACGTTACTGAAATTCTGAGTCAGATGGCAGACATGTGTTTGCAGTACCCCTTAACTTAgtgaaaaattcaatttaagcAACTAACTGGTTTTACAGTATCTCTTAACTTTGGTAAAAGTTCAATTTAAACGACTAACTGTTGCTCAGCTTCAGCAAGCAGGAACCAAAGCACCCCTGCATTCTTCTTGCACGTACATTGGTCTAGATTTACATCAATATAAGGCAATAAgatctccacatgcttcaacttgcacataaGGACCCACTCCTTTTAAAATTACAAGAACATAGCCCCCGCATGTCAAAGGAATATGTGCCACATAACATGTTCCAGCCTATCCATTTGAGCCAACTGCTGCTcaacttgaaaagagaaattaattgAGAATTGTGAGTTCCGTAATTTAGCCAATAAATTAGGCCTATAAATGGAAATTTGATTATATATGTTTCTATCTATAGATAACAAGACTCAGTTGCGCGCACGACTCCTATGCACACAATGCATTTTTGGAgcatatttttccatttaaataaaaaaatggatattttgTAGGAGGGGACCATGCACACTCCTATAGTTTCAAAGCCCTCTGCACCATATAACcaaagatttttcttctttcatattaGTTCATCTTATGAATGGAGTGCGAAAATATgagcttaatcgagctcgaATCGAGTAGAGAGGTCAAGTTAATGAAATCGAACTCGACTTGAGCTCAAGTCGAGTTCGAATTTCTTTCAAGACACTCCagccaagttcgagtttctttcaagacacTCGAGCCAAGTTCAAGCTGGCTCACCTCCCCCCGAACTCACTCATGAACAGCCATAAGATTCACTTGAGTGGTTTGTGATATATTTAATGCTTCAATTGTAAATGAATGTCATCCTATATTTCCAGCAATGCTGATCATATTCCAACTTTATTATAGTTTTTTATTAGGGTTTGAGCCCCTGGAAATAATtcacaaaaattacaaaacgtTGTCCCCTAAAATTCCAATCTTCTGCAAAGACGCCAAGGAAGTCTGTAATAGTGCTACCCAACCCCTCTTATAATGTTCAAAAATTCTAATTTAGCCACAGAACattcttgaaaattataattCAGCTCagataaaaagtttgaaaatatagttCCGTCTTCCAACAATAAATGTCTGGCTTTGTTTCTGGTCTCTGGTCTCGAGCCAATGGCCATATGATGTAAAGGTCATTTTTATGCTAAAGGCAAGCGAAGAATATTTAGAAGTTTGTGAAGATGTCCAAGCCTACTTTAAATGACATTTTACCGGTGCCTTGTACCGGATATTGACGGATAGCTAAAACTTGAAGAAATTTGTTGCTTAAAAATAGCCAGTAGCAACGTTTTACAATGGCACAACAGTTTTTGGGTGGCTTTAACCATGATTTATGGTTCTTTTAGTGATGAATTTTAAAAGTTCAGTTACCTGGATACTTTCAAACACATGCAGCAATAacttgtgtgtgtgcatatatatatatatatatatatatatatatatgtatatatatatacataaaatcaGGGATAATCTTCCATAGAACGGATTAGTTCTTAGGGATCAAGGTAATTGAATCAGTTGATAATGTACTGTCAGAAACACAGCTTTTTTGGCGATCCTTTCCTTCCGTCGATAAAAGCCTGCTTTACTATCATGTTGTCGATCTCGtcaatgaaatcaaacttttcCTAAGAGTTTACATTCTAAAATTGGATTTTTGTGTAGTGTTGGCATGAGCTTGTATCAGTTTTATATCAAGGCTCGTAAGGAAAGCAGGAAAAATAAGGTTTAGTATGGCTAGACTAGAAGAAATACAAGCTATGTGCAACAGGACGAACAagagcaagagagggagagcagtGAATACTGGTGGGAACCATGACGTGCACAAGTTGATTTGAATATCATGCTTTCTCTATCTTAATTTACTAAATATTATCATATGCTTTTATTGTCTCTTAGCATAATTGAGCTGAGCCGAACCTGATTATGTGCGTCATACTGGATGCAATTTTTGTATGTCAGCATAGTTAATGACTTCCCTTAATTCACactaaaaaaactttttgtaaaaataaaaaaaaaaaaaaactttttttctcaagtttttaGAAAGATGTCCAAAGTTGTGTTGTTAAAACCGATTTGTGGATCGAATCGGTGAGTCTGCtgatcaaataaatgaaaaatgttcACATCGATTGAATacgaaaattttaaaatatatgaagaaaatgTGAAACTTAACATGCGGCAGTGGGTCACGAAACCTAATCGTTTTGCCATCGATTCCATTCGAATTAACTCATCGATCTACGCGAATTCAGGTGGATTCTAAGAACACTGTTTCAAACTCATCGCATAGAATTAACCAAGATTTGCTAGACTCGAGCTCACTGATGCACATCGatccatcattttcattagaagATAGCAAACGAAGAAGACACATCACGACTACGAGTTTACAAGTCGCCGTTACAAACCCAAGTGCATGCTTTTATTCTAGGCACCAACTGGTTATGGTTGGCAGATGAAGATGCACTACTGCATAACTACAGAGAAGGAGCCATGGAGGTCGCCGAGCAAAGCGATCGACAGGCTCTCAGCCTAGCTAGTTCCCTGCCTGCACAAACTCAGCATACTCCTGGGCCGAGCAGCACCTGAACCCGCAGTAGTGGTGGCAGTAAGGTGGACGCCTGTAAGGGGGGATTCCAGGTCTGTAGGGTCCATAATGCTTGTCAGCATTCAAGTCGCCGGCGTCAGCTGCCTGAAAGAGGGCAGCAAACTCTTCGGCAGAGCAGCACCTGCCATGACAGTAGAATCGGCAGTACGGCGGGCCACGGCCATATGGGCCACCGCCGTATGGGCCACCGCCATGGTATGGGCCCGGACCATATGGGCCACCGCGAGGGTCTTGGCCCGGACCATATGGGTATTTGGCATCTTCTACATTGGCATCCTTGTTATCTGCAGCCAGAAGAGAGAGTTACAGATGATCACTAGTTTCTTCCACATAAAGCCGAAAAGAAAGAATCTGCAACTACTGTTAGTGAATATATGCCCAAGAAAGAGAAGCTTGCATGGATTATATGGATATAAGGTCGTAAATTAGATGCAGATGCATGTCTTGATGCATCCATGATTGCAAAGAATCCTCCTCAACTGGTCACTAGCAACGGGAGCAGGTGGATCAGAGAGGAGTTAGTTTCAGAGGTAAAAGCTCACCTGGTTTCTCTTCCAAGTCTGCAGCAAAGATTTGGGAGAAGAGCAGGAAAGCAAATACGAGGGGGAGGGCAAGCTTGCTCCGTGCCATGCTTAACTGGTATGACTAGCTAGCTAGAGAAGGAGGAGGGAACTGGGTATGAGTTCCATGCTCACACTTCTGTCCTATTTATAGAGTTTCAGTTGGATACttgggtagagagagagagagagagagagagagagaaagtactCCCTGATTAACAGTGACAGTGGGTAGATGGGACCATTGAATATCTCTTAATGGTCTTATCTAACCAATGTGCTTCACTGGTTTTTCTGGCTGGCCTTGCAGAAACTAAGGGTGATGTGTTGGTTGGTATTGttctatttatatatttctatctctctctctctctctacctctcgTCGGTAAGGctttattaatgtatatattaCTCCATGTCTgccaaataaattttatattatataattgaCATGAAATTCAAACACATGAACTTTGAAGCTTATCACTATTACTCATCATTCATCATGGCAGCTAAAATCTGTTGGGCCGGACTTCAACGTTTAATATTCCAAGTTCTTTCATTTACAAGTAAGGATTGGCTACTTGGCTCTATTTgaatgaagaaggagaaaagtAAACCAAGTTTTGCTCGAAGCGTCGACATGAAAACCAAACCCGCAAAACCcgtttctcttttctcttctctcatCCCTAACCCATAGCAGTCAGTGATGGCACTGACATGCAGATCCATCCCAGTGGTAAAAGCCTGGTGTTTTCGGCCGACGTCTGATGTGGGCGCTCTGTACTTTTAAGTCATCATAAtgtcatttgttattttttcaataaaacttCTGATCGGTAGGTGTGGGCGGTGGCCCACACTAGCCCCATATATA
This window of the Nymphaea colorata isolate Beijing-Zhang1983 chromosome 2, ASM883128v2, whole genome shotgun sequence genome carries:
- the LOC116248502 gene encoding glycine-rich protein DC7.1-like, which codes for MARSKLALPLVFAFLLFSQIFAADLEEKPDNKDANVEDAKYPYGPGQDPRGGPYGPGPYHGGGPYGGGPYGRGPPYCRFYCHGRCCSAEEFAALFQAADAGDLNADKHYGPYRPGIPPYRRPPYCHHYCGFRCCSAQEYAEFVQAGN